The following are from one region of the Coffea eugenioides isolate CCC68of chromosome 2, Ceug_1.0, whole genome shotgun sequence genome:
- the LOC113762615 gene encoding PX domain-containing protein kinase-like protein: MDGERKKRKMDDAEAEEDNEEEKMETFFALIRSTRDIRERMVMSNADRLRLEEDQKKRANHDQNKPSAVWNPTFQPGDFMEDQPAQKELCTPPPPPPPPPPPGMIINQEEAGPSNSRKEADVAQDQDDHKAGGEHHHDLDLNLSL, encoded by the coding sequence ATGGATGgggagaggaagaagagaaagaTGGATGATGCAGAAGCAGAAGAAGATAATGAAGAAGAGAAGATGGAGACGTTCTTTGCTTTAATCAGAAGTACTCGAGATATCAGGGAAAGGATGGTTATGAGCAATGCAGATAGGTTAAGGTTAGAGGAAGATCAGAAGAAAAGGGCTAATCATGATCAGAACAAGCCCAGTGCAGTTTGGAACCCCACATTCCAGCCCGGAGATTTCATGGAAGATCAACCAGCTCAGAAGGAGTTATgcactcctcctcctcctccgcctCCTCCTCCGCCTCCTGGTATGATTATAAACCAAGAAGAAGCAggcccttcaaattcaaggaaagaAGCTGATGTAGCTCAAGATCAAGATGATCATAAAGCTGGAGGTGAACACCATCATGACTTGGACCTCAA